A single Ciona intestinalis chromosome 14, KH, whole genome shotgun sequence DNA region contains:
- the LOC100184827 gene encoding sushi, von Willebrand factor type A, EGF and pentraxin domain-containing protein 1 isoform X1: MKLLLHVASLAAVIFAVDGLKCWVCDNARTNAECLARGRLWQCQPNQRACQTEVRRDPQGMRITKRCKQALACDNNFIQNPRAAWFPSQCSDQHGSVCRCCCDFDNCNTGTIGCNDRPAPKCPRPSNPTNGAVTCPGTGMVSPGDVCTYTCVNGYNMTGSTASRCVLTSQTSAAFDRAPPTCTPLQDLPQCEPQQRAPDHGSVQCTNTNLIGSVCTFSCGSGYYLSGSINVLICGALGEWSAIPPTCQRITCPPAFNNPTNGVVGCTDGINDGSVCSFGCAPGFSLIGAASSTCADDGNGDGVGLWSQPAPICQAITCSPQHTDPTNGNVNCINGNSLGSDCFFSCVDGYRMSGAPISTCTDDGNGDTNGVWSSPAPTCEPITCIPSHTSPTNGQVTCSNGNLVGSECVFTCSPGYAVTGEPVSICNQVNIGTPAGVWSSPPPTCQPQQCSPPHSNPVDGSVECSDGSNLNSQCDFVCNAGFSILGSPVSTCTVSANNNNNLIWSNPPPMCLPITCIPQQIPPTNGAVTCDNSNNVGSTCTFTCNAGYSVSGSPTTVCNDDFNGDAQGLWSSPPPTCQQQVCSPPHTAPADGSVACSDGSALGSQCEFACSLGFTLVGAPLSTCAVANGNTSPTWSHPAPTCAPVTCLPQQIPPTNGAVTCDNSNNVGSTCTFTCNAGYSVSGSPTTVCNDDFNGDAQGLWSSPPPTCQQLKCNPPQSNPTNGSVSCSDENNVNSECEFACMLGFTMVGEPITDCLMSGGVPAWTNVAPVCGPVICPAQQAPVNGGVTCTAGSNFGSVCSFQCSPGYALTGEPSATCNDDFNQDTLGVWSSPPPTCEPIVCNPRHVEPDNGAVICTNDNNLDSSCTFICANTYAIEGSPVSVCQDSGNGAQGSWSTPPPICTPIVCLPQHSSPANGGVQCTNSNFMGSSCTFTCDVGYDLLGEISSVCNLITATDAIGTWSAPAPICVERSRCSNPPSAPTNGYRVCSDGNYVGSICDYGCDDLYTRVGSQYSTCVELADGSHSFDNPAPTCERSSCRDVQTLPNGNVSCSDGNFINSVCTYDCNAGNAYALFPTNHSTTTCLNDTTWDLPPPCCARRCPPYALMDFVMILDSSSSVRRRNWRIMKNFGRSIIETFRLAEDAARMAAFRYNRVVDTRSQILFRQHVNDMAGFLASYNAIPYNGGGTLTGQALRHAKDVILARRNGNRPNVKDVVLTITDGRSHDNVANVSRELREMGVLTFVVGVVPGNGKQLDENQLLSIAGSRSNMFLATSGFSGLNSAFSARLSESICTNPCAHLLQRDEINRPTPTPARVNGENVPPTPSGR; the protein is encoded by the exons aatccCCGAGCCGCTTGGTTTCCCAGCCAATGCAGTGATCAACACGGATCGGTGTGCAGATGCTGCTGTGACTTTGATAACTGTAACACAGGAACTATTGGTTGCAACGACA GACCTGCACCAAAATGCCCCCGTCCATCAAACCCCACGAACGGAGCCGTAACATGCCCGGGAACGGGAATGGTTTCTCCCGGTGACGTGTGTACCTACACCTGCGTAAATG GCTATAACATGACCGGATCCACCGCTAGCAGATGTGTGTTAACCAGCCAAACTTCAGCAGCGTTTGATAGAGCTCCTCCAACGTGTACACCACTACAAGATTTAC CGCAATGTGAACCTCAACAAAGGGCACCCGACCATGGTTCTGTGCAATGCACGAATACAAACTTAATCGGAAGCGTTTGCACTTTCTCATGTGGTTCAGGATACTACTTGTCAGGAAGCATTAATGTTTTGATATGCG GCGCTCTAGGAGAGTGGTCGGCGATTCCTCCTACATGCCAGCGTATAACTTGCCCACCAGCGTTCAACAACCCAACCAACGGAGTGGTTGGTTGTACTGATGGTATCAATGATGGAAGTGTTTGCAG TTTCGGTTGCGCGCCCGGATTTTCTTTGATTGGAGCAGCAAGTTCAACTTGTGCGGATGACGGAAACGGTGATGGGGTAGGACTTTGGAGTCAACCTGCTCCTATTTGCCAAG CAATTACATGTTCCCCACAACACACCGACCCCACAAATGGAAACGTGAATTGCATCAACGGTAACAGCCTTGGAAGCGACTGCTTCTTCTCTTGCGTGGACGGCTACCGTATGAGCGGCGCCCCTATCTCAACATGCACTGACGATGGCAATGGAGACACTAACGGTGTTTGGTCTTCACCTGCACCAACTTGTGAAC CTATCACTTGCATACCGTCACACACCTCACCAACCAACGGACAAGTAACTTGTTCAAACGGAAACCTTGTGGGAAGCGAATGCGTGTTCACTTGCTCACCAGGATACGCTGTAACAGGAGAACCAGTTTCAATTTGTAACCAAGTCAACATTGGAACACCAGCTGGAGTGTGGAGCTCACCACCACCGACTTGCCAAC CACAACAATGTAGCCCACCACACAGCAACCCAGTCGACGGTTCTGTTGAATGTTCTGATGGAAGCAACCTTAACAGCCAATgtgattttgtttgtaatgcCGGTTTCAGCATCCTCGGGTCTCCAGTATCGACTTGCACCGTAAGcgccaacaacaacaacaaccttATATGGTCCAATCCACCACCAATGTGCTTAC CGATAACTTGCATTCCACAACAAATACCACCAACCAACGGAGCAGTGACATGCGACAACAGCAACAACGTAGGAAGTACTTGTACTTTCACTTGCAATGCTGGATATTCAGTCAGTGGAAGTCCAACTACTGTATGTAACGATGACTTTAATGGCGACGCACAAGGTCTATGGAGTTCACCACCACCGACTTGCCAAC AACAAGTTTGCAGCCCACCTCATACCGCGCCAGCCGATGGTAGTGTGGCTTGTTCTGATGGCAGCGCACTTGGTAGCCAGTGTGAGTTTGCTTGCTCCTTGGGATTCACTCTCGTGGGCGCACCATTATCAACCTGCGCAGTTGCAAACGGGAACACATCACCAACGTGGTCGCATCCTGCTCCAACTTGTGCAC CGGTAACTTGTTTACCACAACAAATACCACCAACCAACGGAGCAGTCACATGCGACAACAGCAACAACGTTGGAAGTACTTGTACTTTTACTTGCAATGCTGGATATTCAGTCAGTGGAAGTCCAACTACTGTATGTAACGATGACTTTAATGGCGACGCGCAAGGTCTATGGAGTTCACCACCACCGACTTGCCAAC AATTAAAGTGTAATCCACCACAATCCAACCCAACAAATGGAAGCGTGTCTTGTTCGGATGAAAACAACGTCAACAGTGAATGTGAATTTGCTTGCATGCTTGGTTTTACTATGGTTGGAGAACCAATCACTGATTGCTTAATGTCCGGCGGAGTACCAGCTTGGACAAATGTCGCTCCAGTATGCGGAC CTGTCATATGCCCGGCACAACAAGCACCAGTGAACGGAGGCGTGACTTGCACAGCCGGTAGCAATTTCGGTAGTGTATGTTCGTTCCAGTGCTCTCCTGGGTACGCGCTCACCGGTGAACCATCCGCTACATGTAATGATGACTTTAACCAAGATACCCTGGGTGTATGGAGCTCCCCACCACCAACTTGCGAAC CTATTGTCTGCAACCCAAGACACGTTGAACCCGACAACGGAGCCGTGATTTGCACCAACGACAACAACCTAGACAGTTCATGTACATTCATCTGTGCTAACACATACGCTATTGAAGGAAGTCCTGTTTCAGTCTGCCAGGACAGTGGCAATGGCGCTCAAGGATCATGGAGCACCCCACCACCTATTTGCACTC CCATCGTATGCTTGCCACAACATTCGAGCCCAGCAAACGGCGGAGTTCAATGTACCAACTCCAACTTTATGGGCAGCTCATGCACCTTTACTTGCGATGTTGGATACGATCTACTAGGCGAGATTTCATCAGTATGCAATCTGATTACTGCCACTGATGCGATCGGTACATGGAGCGCACCAGCACCAATTTGCGTAGAAA GAAGTAGATGTAGCAATCCACCCAGCGCACCAACCAACGGTTACAGAGTTTGCAGTGACGGCAACTATGTTGGTTCTATCTGTGATTACGGATGTGATGACTTGTACACAAGAGTAGGAAGCCAATATTCAACTTGCGTTGAATTGGCTGATGGCAGTCATAGCTTTGACAACCCAGCTCCAACTTGCGAAC GATCAAGCTGTAGAGATGTGCaaacattacctaatggtaACGTGTCATGCAGCGACGGGAACTTTATCAATTCAGTTTGCACATATGACTGCAATGCTGGAAATGCATACGCTCTCTTCCCAACCAACCACAGTACGACTACTTGCTTGAATGATACGACATGGGACCTTCCACCCCCATGCTGTGCAA GACGTTGTCCACCATATGCTCTCATGGACTTCGTGATGATATTGGATTCGTCGTCATCAGTGAGACGTCGAAACTGGCGGATCATGAAAAACTTTGGAAGATCTATTATCGA GACTTTCCGACTCGCCGAAGATGCTGCCCGTATGGCCGCGTTCAGGTACAACAGAGTTGTTGATACAAGAAGTCAAATATTGTTTAGACAACACGTCAACGATATGGCTGGGTTCCTCGCATCTTATAATGCAATCCCATACAACGGTGGAG GAACACTTACTGGCCAAGCTTTACGTCACGCCAAAGACGTTATTCTTGCCAGACGCAATGGTAACAGACCGAATGTGAAAGATGTTGTTTTGACGATTACCGACGGAAGATCGCACGATAATGTTGCAAATGTATCAAGAGAGCTTAGAGAAATGGGGGTTTTG ACTTTTGTGGTCGGAGTTGTACCCGGAAACGGTAAGCAATTGGACGAGAATCAACTGCTTTCAATTGCCGGCAGCCGATCAAACATGTTCTTGGCGACCAGCGGTTTCTCTGGTTTAAACAGCGCGTTCTCAGCACGACTTAGCGAGTCTATCTGCACAAACCCATGCGCTCACCTTCTACAAAGAGATGAGATCAACCGACCGACCCCAACACCTGCTAGGGTCAATGGAGAAAATGTTCCGCCCACTCCTTCGGGTAGATAA
- the LOC100184827 gene encoding sushi, von Willebrand factor type A, EGF and pentraxin domain-containing protein 1 isoform X2: protein MKLLLHVASLAAVIFAVDGLKCWVCDNARTNAECLARGRLWQCQPNQRACQTEVRRDPQGMRITKRCKQALACDNNFIQNPRAAWFPSQCSDQHGSVCRCCCDFDNCNTGTIGCNDRPAPKCPRPSNPTNGAVTCPGTGMVSPGDVCTYTCVNGYNMTGSTASRCVLTSQTSAAFDRAPPTCTPLQDLPQCEPQQRAPDHGSVQCTNTNLIGSVCTFSCGSGYYLSGSINVLICGALGEWSAIPPTCQRITCPPAFNNPTNGVVGCTDGINDGSVCSFGCAPGFSLIGAASSTCADDGNGDGVGLWSQPAPICQAITCSPQHTDPTNGNVNCINGNSLGSDCFFSCVDGYRMSGAPISTCTDDGNGDTNGVWSSPAPTCEPITCIPSHTSPTNGQVTCSNGNLVGSECVFTCSPGYAVTGEPVSICNQVNIGTPAGVWSSPPPTCQPQQCSPPHSNPVDGSVECSDGSNLNSQCDFVCNAGFSILGSPVSTCTVSANNNNNLIWSNPPPMCLPITCIPQQIPPTNGAVTCDNSNNVGSTCTFTCNAGYSVSGSPTTVCNDDFNGDAQGLWSSPPPTCQQLKCNPPQSNPTNGSVSCSDENNVNSECEFACMLGFTMVGEPITDCLMSGGVPAWTNVAPVCGPVICPAQQAPVNGGVTCTAGSNFGSVCSFQCSPGYALTGEPSATCNDDFNQDTLGVWSSPPPTCEPIVCNPRHVEPDNGAVICTNDNNLDSSCTFICANTYAIEGSPVSVCQDSGNGAQGSWSTPPPICTPIVCLPQHSSPANGGVQCTNSNFMGSSCTFTCDVGYDLLGEISSVCNLITATDAIGTWSAPAPICVERSRCSNPPSAPTNGYRVCSDGNYVGSICDYGCDDLYTRVGSQYSTCVELADGSHSFDNPAPTCERSSCRDVQTLPNGNVSCSDGNFINSVCTYDCNAGNAYALFPTNHSTTTCLNDTTWDLPPPCCARRCPPYALMDFVMILDSSSSVRRRNWRIMKNFGRSIIETFRLAEDAARMAAFRYNRVVDTRSQILFRQHVNDMAGFLASYNAIPYNGGGTLTGQALRHAKDVILARRNGNRPNVKDVVLTITDGRSHDNVANVSRELREMGVLTFVVGVVPGNGKQLDENQLLSIAGSRSNMFLATSGFSGLNSAFSARLSESICTNPCAHLLQRDEINRPTPTPARVNGENVPPTPSGR, encoded by the exons aatccCCGAGCCGCTTGGTTTCCCAGCCAATGCAGTGATCAACACGGATCGGTGTGCAGATGCTGCTGTGACTTTGATAACTGTAACACAGGAACTATTGGTTGCAACGACA GACCTGCACCAAAATGCCCCCGTCCATCAAACCCCACGAACGGAGCCGTAACATGCCCGGGAACGGGAATGGTTTCTCCCGGTGACGTGTGTACCTACACCTGCGTAAATG GCTATAACATGACCGGATCCACCGCTAGCAGATGTGTGTTAACCAGCCAAACTTCAGCAGCGTTTGATAGAGCTCCTCCAACGTGTACACCACTACAAGATTTAC CGCAATGTGAACCTCAACAAAGGGCACCCGACCATGGTTCTGTGCAATGCACGAATACAAACTTAATCGGAAGCGTTTGCACTTTCTCATGTGGTTCAGGATACTACTTGTCAGGAAGCATTAATGTTTTGATATGCG GCGCTCTAGGAGAGTGGTCGGCGATTCCTCCTACATGCCAGCGTATAACTTGCCCACCAGCGTTCAACAACCCAACCAACGGAGTGGTTGGTTGTACTGATGGTATCAATGATGGAAGTGTTTGCAG TTTCGGTTGCGCGCCCGGATTTTCTTTGATTGGAGCAGCAAGTTCAACTTGTGCGGATGACGGAAACGGTGATGGGGTAGGACTTTGGAGTCAACCTGCTCCTATTTGCCAAG CAATTACATGTTCCCCACAACACACCGACCCCACAAATGGAAACGTGAATTGCATCAACGGTAACAGCCTTGGAAGCGACTGCTTCTTCTCTTGCGTGGACGGCTACCGTATGAGCGGCGCCCCTATCTCAACATGCACTGACGATGGCAATGGAGACACTAACGGTGTTTGGTCTTCACCTGCACCAACTTGTGAAC CTATCACTTGCATACCGTCACACACCTCACCAACCAACGGACAAGTAACTTGTTCAAACGGAAACCTTGTGGGAAGCGAATGCGTGTTCACTTGCTCACCAGGATACGCTGTAACAGGAGAACCAGTTTCAATTTGTAACCAAGTCAACATTGGAACACCAGCTGGAGTGTGGAGCTCACCACCACCGACTTGCCAAC CACAACAATGTAGCCCACCACACAGCAACCCAGTCGACGGTTCTGTTGAATGTTCTGATGGAAGCAACCTTAACAGCCAATgtgattttgtttgtaatgcCGGTTTCAGCATCCTCGGGTCTCCAGTATCGACTTGCACCGTAAGcgccaacaacaacaacaaccttATATGGTCCAATCCACCACCAATGTGCTTAC CGATAACTTGCATTCCACAACAAATACCACCAACCAACGGAGCAGTGACATGCGACAACAGCAACAACGTAGGAAGTACTTGTACTTTCACTTGCAATGCTGGATATTCAGTCAGTGGAAGTCCAACTACTGTATGTAACGATGACTTTAATGGCGACGCACAAGGTCTATGGAGTTCACCACCACCGACTTGCCAAC AATTAAAGTGTAATCCACCACAATCCAACCCAACAAATGGAAGCGTGTCTTGTTCGGATGAAAACAACGTCAACAGTGAATGTGAATTTGCTTGCATGCTTGGTTTTACTATGGTTGGAGAACCAATCACTGATTGCTTAATGTCCGGCGGAGTACCAGCTTGGACAAATGTCGCTCCAGTATGCGGAC CTGTCATATGCCCGGCACAACAAGCACCAGTGAACGGAGGCGTGACTTGCACAGCCGGTAGCAATTTCGGTAGTGTATGTTCGTTCCAGTGCTCTCCTGGGTACGCGCTCACCGGTGAACCATCCGCTACATGTAATGATGACTTTAACCAAGATACCCTGGGTGTATGGAGCTCCCCACCACCAACTTGCGAAC CTATTGTCTGCAACCCAAGACACGTTGAACCCGACAACGGAGCCGTGATTTGCACCAACGACAACAACCTAGACAGTTCATGTACATTCATCTGTGCTAACACATACGCTATTGAAGGAAGTCCTGTTTCAGTCTGCCAGGACAGTGGCAATGGCGCTCAAGGATCATGGAGCACCCCACCACCTATTTGCACTC CCATCGTATGCTTGCCACAACATTCGAGCCCAGCAAACGGCGGAGTTCAATGTACCAACTCCAACTTTATGGGCAGCTCATGCACCTTTACTTGCGATGTTGGATACGATCTACTAGGCGAGATTTCATCAGTATGCAATCTGATTACTGCCACTGATGCGATCGGTACATGGAGCGCACCAGCACCAATTTGCGTAGAAA GAAGTAGATGTAGCAATCCACCCAGCGCACCAACCAACGGTTACAGAGTTTGCAGTGACGGCAACTATGTTGGTTCTATCTGTGATTACGGATGTGATGACTTGTACACAAGAGTAGGAAGCCAATATTCAACTTGCGTTGAATTGGCTGATGGCAGTCATAGCTTTGACAACCCAGCTCCAACTTGCGAAC GATCAAGCTGTAGAGATGTGCaaacattacctaatggtaACGTGTCATGCAGCGACGGGAACTTTATCAATTCAGTTTGCACATATGACTGCAATGCTGGAAATGCATACGCTCTCTTCCCAACCAACCACAGTACGACTACTTGCTTGAATGATACGACATGGGACCTTCCACCCCCATGCTGTGCAA GACGTTGTCCACCATATGCTCTCATGGACTTCGTGATGATATTGGATTCGTCGTCATCAGTGAGACGTCGAAACTGGCGGATCATGAAAAACTTTGGAAGATCTATTATCGA GACTTTCCGACTCGCCGAAGATGCTGCCCGTATGGCCGCGTTCAGGTACAACAGAGTTGTTGATACAAGAAGTCAAATATTGTTTAGACAACACGTCAACGATATGGCTGGGTTCCTCGCATCTTATAATGCAATCCCATACAACGGTGGAG GAACACTTACTGGCCAAGCTTTACGTCACGCCAAAGACGTTATTCTTGCCAGACGCAATGGTAACAGACCGAATGTGAAAGATGTTGTTTTGACGATTACCGACGGAAGATCGCACGATAATGTTGCAAATGTATCAAGAGAGCTTAGAGAAATGGGGGTTTTG ACTTTTGTGGTCGGAGTTGTACCCGGAAACGGTAAGCAATTGGACGAGAATCAACTGCTTTCAATTGCCGGCAGCCGATCAAACATGTTCTTGGCGACCAGCGGTTTCTCTGGTTTAAACAGCGCGTTCTCAGCACGACTTAGCGAGTCTATCTGCACAAACCCATGCGCTCACCTTCTACAAAGAGATGAGATCAACCGACCGACCCCAACACCTGCTAGGGTCAATGGAGAAAATGTTCCGCCCACTCCTTCGGGTAGATAA
- the LOC100184827 gene encoding sushi, von Willebrand factor type A, EGF and pentraxin domain-containing protein 1 isoform X3 — protein sequence MKLLLHVASLAAVIFAVDGLKCWVCDNARTNAECLARGRLWQCQPNQRACQTEVRRDPQGMRITKRCKQALACDNNFIQNPRAAWFPSQCSDQHGSVCRCCCDFDNCNTGTIGCNDRPAPKCPRPSNPTNGAVTCPGTGMVSPGDVCTYTCVNGYNMTGSTASRCVLTSQTSAAFDRAPPTCTPLQDLPQCEPQQRAPDHGSVQCTNTNLIGSVCTFSCGSGYYLSGSINVLICGALGEWSAIPPTCQRITCPPAFNNPTNGVVGCTDGINDGSVCSFGCAPGFSLIGAASSTCADDGNGDGVGLWSQPAPICQAITCSPQHTDPTNGNVNCINGNSLGSDCFFSCVDGYRMSGAPISTCTDDGNGDTNGVWSSPAPTCEPITCIPSHTSPTNGQVTCSNGNLVGSECVFTCSPGYAVTGEPVSICNQVNIGTPAGVWSSPPPTCQQQVCSPPHTAPADGSVACSDGSALGSQCEFACSLGFTLVGAPLSTCAVANGNTSPTWSHPAPTCAPVTCLPQQIPPTNGAVTCDNSNNVGSTCTFTCNAGYSVSGSPTTVCNDDFNGDAQGLWSSPPPTCQQLKCNPPQSNPTNGSVSCSDENNVNSECEFACMLGFTMVGEPITDCLMSGGVPAWTNVAPVCGPVICPAQQAPVNGGVTCTAGSNFGSVCSFQCSPGYALTGEPSATCNDDFNQDTLGVWSSPPPTCEPIVCNPRHVEPDNGAVICTNDNNLDSSCTFICANTYAIEGSPVSVCQDSGNGAQGSWSTPPPICTPIVCLPQHSSPANGGVQCTNSNFMGSSCTFTCDVGYDLLGEISSVCNLITATDAIGTWSAPAPICVERSRCSNPPSAPTNGYRVCSDGNYVGSICDYGCDDLYTRVGSQYSTCVELADGSHSFDNPAPTCERSSCRDVQTLPNGNVSCSDGNFINSVCTYDCNAGNAYALFPTNHSTTTCLNDTTWDLPPPCCARRCPPYALMDFVMILDSSSSVRRRNWRIMKNFGRSIIETFRLAEDAARMAAFRYNRVVDTRSQILFRQHVNDMAGFLASYNAIPYNGGGTLTGQALRHAKDVILARRNGNRPNVKDVVLTITDGRSHDNVANVSRELREMGVLTFVVGVVPGNGKQLDENQLLSIAGSRSNMFLATSGFSGLNSAFSARLSESICTNPCAHLLQRDEINRPTPTPARVNGENVPPTPSGR from the exons aatccCCGAGCCGCTTGGTTTCCCAGCCAATGCAGTGATCAACACGGATCGGTGTGCAGATGCTGCTGTGACTTTGATAACTGTAACACAGGAACTATTGGTTGCAACGACA GACCTGCACCAAAATGCCCCCGTCCATCAAACCCCACGAACGGAGCCGTAACATGCCCGGGAACGGGAATGGTTTCTCCCGGTGACGTGTGTACCTACACCTGCGTAAATG GCTATAACATGACCGGATCCACCGCTAGCAGATGTGTGTTAACCAGCCAAACTTCAGCAGCGTTTGATAGAGCTCCTCCAACGTGTACACCACTACAAGATTTAC CGCAATGTGAACCTCAACAAAGGGCACCCGACCATGGTTCTGTGCAATGCACGAATACAAACTTAATCGGAAGCGTTTGCACTTTCTCATGTGGTTCAGGATACTACTTGTCAGGAAGCATTAATGTTTTGATATGCG GCGCTCTAGGAGAGTGGTCGGCGATTCCTCCTACATGCCAGCGTATAACTTGCCCACCAGCGTTCAACAACCCAACCAACGGAGTGGTTGGTTGTACTGATGGTATCAATGATGGAAGTGTTTGCAG TTTCGGTTGCGCGCCCGGATTTTCTTTGATTGGAGCAGCAAGTTCAACTTGTGCGGATGACGGAAACGGTGATGGGGTAGGACTTTGGAGTCAACCTGCTCCTATTTGCCAAG CAATTACATGTTCCCCACAACACACCGACCCCACAAATGGAAACGTGAATTGCATCAACGGTAACAGCCTTGGAAGCGACTGCTTCTTCTCTTGCGTGGACGGCTACCGTATGAGCGGCGCCCCTATCTCAACATGCACTGACGATGGCAATGGAGACACTAACGGTGTTTGGTCTTCACCTGCACCAACTTGTGAAC CTATCACTTGCATACCGTCACACACCTCACCAACCAACGGACAAGTAACTTGTTCAAACGGAAACCTTGTGGGAAGCGAATGCGTGTTCACTTGCTCACCAGGATACGCTGTAACAGGAGAACCAGTTTCAATTTGTAACCAAGTCAACATTGGAACACCAGCTGGAGTGTGGAGCTCACCACCACCGACTTGCCAAC AACAAGTTTGCAGCCCACCTCATACCGCGCCAGCCGATGGTAGTGTGGCTTGTTCTGATGGCAGCGCACTTGGTAGCCAGTGTGAGTTTGCTTGCTCCTTGGGATTCACTCTCGTGGGCGCACCATTATCAACCTGCGCAGTTGCAAACGGGAACACATCACCAACGTGGTCGCATCCTGCTCCAACTTGTGCAC CGGTAACTTGTTTACCACAACAAATACCACCAACCAACGGAGCAGTCACATGCGACAACAGCAACAACGTTGGAAGTACTTGTACTTTTACTTGCAATGCTGGATATTCAGTCAGTGGAAGTCCAACTACTGTATGTAACGATGACTTTAATGGCGACGCGCAAGGTCTATGGAGTTCACCACCACCGACTTGCCAAC AATTAAAGTGTAATCCACCACAATCCAACCCAACAAATGGAAGCGTGTCTTGTTCGGATGAAAACAACGTCAACAGTGAATGTGAATTTGCTTGCATGCTTGGTTTTACTATGGTTGGAGAACCAATCACTGATTGCTTAATGTCCGGCGGAGTACCAGCTTGGACAAATGTCGCTCCAGTATGCGGAC CTGTCATATGCCCGGCACAACAAGCACCAGTGAACGGAGGCGTGACTTGCACAGCCGGTAGCAATTTCGGTAGTGTATGTTCGTTCCAGTGCTCTCCTGGGTACGCGCTCACCGGTGAACCATCCGCTACATGTAATGATGACTTTAACCAAGATACCCTGGGTGTATGGAGCTCCCCACCACCAACTTGCGAAC CTATTGTCTGCAACCCAAGACACGTTGAACCCGACAACGGAGCCGTGATTTGCACCAACGACAACAACCTAGACAGTTCATGTACATTCATCTGTGCTAACACATACGCTATTGAAGGAAGTCCTGTTTCAGTCTGCCAGGACAGTGGCAATGGCGCTCAAGGATCATGGAGCACCCCACCACCTATTTGCACTC CCATCGTATGCTTGCCACAACATTCGAGCCCAGCAAACGGCGGAGTTCAATGTACCAACTCCAACTTTATGGGCAGCTCATGCACCTTTACTTGCGATGTTGGATACGATCTACTAGGCGAGATTTCATCAGTATGCAATCTGATTACTGCCACTGATGCGATCGGTACATGGAGCGCACCAGCACCAATTTGCGTAGAAA GAAGTAGATGTAGCAATCCACCCAGCGCACCAACCAACGGTTACAGAGTTTGCAGTGACGGCAACTATGTTGGTTCTATCTGTGATTACGGATGTGATGACTTGTACACAAGAGTAGGAAGCCAATATTCAACTTGCGTTGAATTGGCTGATGGCAGTCATAGCTTTGACAACCCAGCTCCAACTTGCGAAC GATCAAGCTGTAGAGATGTGCaaacattacctaatggtaACGTGTCATGCAGCGACGGGAACTTTATCAATTCAGTTTGCACATATGACTGCAATGCTGGAAATGCATACGCTCTCTTCCCAACCAACCACAGTACGACTACTTGCTTGAATGATACGACATGGGACCTTCCACCCCCATGCTGTGCAA GACGTTGTCCACCATATGCTCTCATGGACTTCGTGATGATATTGGATTCGTCGTCATCAGTGAGACGTCGAAACTGGCGGATCATGAAAAACTTTGGAAGATCTATTATCGA GACTTTCCGACTCGCCGAAGATGCTGCCCGTATGGCCGCGTTCAGGTACAACAGAGTTGTTGATACAAGAAGTCAAATATTGTTTAGACAACACGTCAACGATATGGCTGGGTTCCTCGCATCTTATAATGCAATCCCATACAACGGTGGAG GAACACTTACTGGCCAAGCTTTACGTCACGCCAAAGACGTTATTCTTGCCAGACGCAATGGTAACAGACCGAATGTGAAAGATGTTGTTTTGACGATTACCGACGGAAGATCGCACGATAATGTTGCAAATGTATCAAGAGAGCTTAGAGAAATGGGGGTTTTG ACTTTTGTGGTCGGAGTTGTACCCGGAAACGGTAAGCAATTGGACGAGAATCAACTGCTTTCAATTGCCGGCAGCCGATCAAACATGTTCTTGGCGACCAGCGGTTTCTCTGGTTTAAACAGCGCGTTCTCAGCACGACTTAGCGAGTCTATCTGCACAAACCCATGCGCTCACCTTCTACAAAGAGATGAGATCAACCGACCGACCCCAACACCTGCTAGGGTCAATGGAGAAAATGTTCCGCCCACTCCTTCGGGTAGATAA